Genomic segment of Ictalurus furcatus strain D&B chromosome 9, Billie_1.0, whole genome shotgun sequence:
GCTTGATATTTACCGAAAACTGCTTTATATAACTTCAGCAATCCAACTAGGAAAAGCAATTGAACGGCCTTTTGAATAGCTAGCATCGCTAGCATCGCTAGCggtaaattagctagctagctagctacagaTTTGCTAAGCAGAAGCTCGAGCGGCTTTTCAAGAGCTAAAGGGCCGAGagacgttttatttatttttttaccttatGTTAGTTTTTGGTCGTGTTTATTTTTAAGGTGTAAACGTATCTAAGACTAGCAGCAATGGCTTGTGGAGCTACATTGAAGAGGACGATGGATTTCGACCCTTTGCTGAGTCCCGGCTCGTCGAAAAGGAGGAGATGCGCCCCGGTATCGCAGTCATCAGCCCCGAGAAATTACCTGCGTCATGAGCCGAGTCCTTTCAGCCAGCTCTCGGTCACACTTACAACAGGTCTGCTTTCTACTTTAAGCTTTAATGCTTTTCAGTTTATGGCTTTATAACGGtggaagtgattttttttttcctggtaatAATGACCCATTCTGTTAAAAACCAGGGACAACATGGTGCGTAACGTTGCAGTCAGTGAATAAAATGGCCTCTTGTCCAAAGCAGTGCGCTCGTTAAACGTTTAATTTAGTGTTACGTTACATATGCGTTTTATTAAcccactctttctttcttaaacagAGCAAATCCTTAATAACATAAAGCAAGAATACAAGCGCATGCAGAAGCGGAAGCATTTGGATGGAAGCCTTCACCAGCCTGAGGTTTGCTCATCCTTTATGTCCCAGTCCCAGACCTCTCTTCTGAGTGGATCCAGTTATCAAGGTGAGTTGAACTTCAGTCGCTGTGTGAATTGTCTCACACCGAGAAAGGTAAACAGGTTATTGGGTATGCCCATTATCAATgtattttatgatatttttcctttttttttttccttctttctttttttttctttttctttttttttttttttttttactaacagtGCAGTCTGAAAAGTTAGTAATATCACAGGTGTAGTTAACTCTCTTTAGGGGAAAGTAGTCAAGGTATGTCAGAAGTCAGAAAGTTGCTAGAAGTCACCAAATCGCGTCAATCACTAATTAGCATATCAGTgggtgaaaaaaataattttatcagAATATAAAAGGGTAGATTGTAACTTAATGTTGTATAGAAAGAATTAGTCGTTGATCATGGTACCACAACTATTTACAAGTTAGTCAAACCAACCATTTATGTATTTAGACATGCTACAGTTTCTATCATGAACACACAAAATGAAGTACTGATAGTAAATGGGAAGGGGGGTATATAGACACAAAGGAAACTATTATaaaaggtgtatatatatatgtatatgacgcttttcagttcagttctgttttatttgtatagcacttttaacagtggacattgtcccaaagcagcttcacagaaatatataaattcaggatatagattttaaatgtatgaatttatccctaatgagaacCAGAGGCAACggtggaaaggaaaaactccctgagacgatatgagggagaaaccttgagaggaaccagactcaaaagggaacccgtcctcacctgggtgacaccggatagtgtgattataaataagtaaatcccttctataaatgtgctaatactacatggtcaaatagtgcaattgtgtaaccaggaaaattcattacagtttttacatgaagtctgttttgttgaacttctccactgttcgctgatggagacttgagtgcaaaactgtttgtggcaattgtagtcctaagcaATCATAGCATATCTGTTCATATATATTGAGGTCCAAAGCTatcttatggtttttaagtgataccgtcctcagtaatctcagtgatctttagaCTGCACCATGAGGATGCATCCGCAGCAACAGCATGTAACGTCCAATtcatgagaactccaaccagaagtcgggcatcaggatggatcaggcaggtccggagagcagaattGGTTAGGATCACTGGTCTCTGAGGcatatcatgtgtagctcgacagaaagagagagggagagattattaggtatgcatATTGTCccataatggttaaggacaatgtactttgcgtgagtgcCAGCAGGGACTCTGgtaagactagctatgacagcataactaaaaggaaGAGGCAGAAGGTAACATAGACATGAGGGTgcccagccactccaccatcaaaaAACCTGGGTGAAAGTGGAGGGGTGACAGcctccaaacatcccagttcaccacaacactccatgcctgtgagccctctagatctgcttctttacctaagaaaaaaaactattcacaaaagcttgactaaacaaatgtcttcagcctggacttaaacactgagactgtgtctgagtcccgaacattaattggaaggctgttccataagtgtggggctttgtaagagaaagcgcTTCCCCCtatgtagccttcactattcaaggtagtGACAAATAGTCtacaccttttgatcgaagtaggcgtggcggatcatacaagaccaaaagttcactcaggtactgtggcatgagaccattcagtgctttataggtcagtagtagcattttataatcaatgcgaaattttactgggCACCAACGCAGTGTGGATAACATCAGGGTGATGTGGAcatattttctggttctagtaaggactcttgcagctgcattctggactaactggagtttgtttatgcaccttactggaacatccagacagtaagacattacagtaatccaacctattggtgacaaaagcatgaactaatttttctgtatcatgtagtgacatttatatgtcttgacttagcaatatttctgatgtgaaagaaggctatcctagtaatattatctacatgagcttcaaatgaaagaccGGAGACAATAAttacaccaaggtcttttactcttgcacatgatgaaacaaagtccatccagagttactatgtgatcagagagtttacttctagctgcatgtggtcctactTTTGTCTTGGCAGAattaagaggaagttaataaacatccagtgtctaatgtcctttacacattcctcaactttattaagctggtgtctgtcatctggcttttcATTGCTTGTAAATATAACCAAGGAGACGGTTGAGTTTAAAATTAAGAACAAAGAAGTGTGTTGGTGGGACAATAATGGGGGTGAGTGAGTGGTCGTGGGGAAACCATGGTCATCAGTTAGTGGTCATGGGAAACagcagtgatcagtgattggtaatggggaaacaatggtgatcggtgattggtcaCGGGGAAACAATAGTGATTGGTCACCAAACAGTAAAAGTCACAATTTGCAAAACTGAAGATCACTCAAGACATGTTACACAGCCCCCTAGGTTGCAACCAACTGTAACCTGAAGAGTTGCAGTCAAGTTGGGCTGGATAATATAACAATGTAATATTACTGTAGACTTAAGGCATAATAGCCACATGGCCTGTGAGATTAACTCTGGTTAAACACTATGTTGAGGCATAATGAGAACAAATTTACTGATCAGCCACTGTGCTCACCACAGAACACCTTATTTTACAGAGACATCCTCTGGAGCTGTTTCACCCACAAGGAGAGAACAGCCGTTGTTCACTTTAAAACAGGTCGGCATGCTATGTGAACGCCTTTTGAAGGAACGTGAAGATAAGGTCAGAGAAGAATATGAGGAGATCATGACATCCAAGTTGGCAGGTTTGTGTTGAATAGTTTGTGTAAGGATCAATAAAACAATGAGTACTGAAAACACTTTTCAGAGCCTGATAGTGTTACAAAGTTTGTGCTACATGTTCTAATAACCATGTTTTTAAGACTACAAAATATAGTATCTGGCAGCATCTATATTAAACACCTAGAGTCTAGACACTCTTCTACTGAACTCATATTGATCAAATATTTCATTGGTCATTGTCAGATATTATTtgatactgtatttttaataaaaatatgctaataatatttataacagAATTGTTAAACGGCATCCAGTGAAATGTAACTAGACCTACACTAACTATGAAAACTagtggtgtttattattattattattattattattattaatagcatTTAGTTGTAATCTAATAAAGGACTGTCCTTTAACATATTTTAATCCCGGTCACTTATCTGTTGTATTTAATGAAATCTGACCTTTATATTGTAGTATATAGTAATATTGTTGATCCTTGATTGCTTTATTTCTGATGCAGAACAATACGACACCTTTGTGAAGTTCACACATGATCAGTTAATGCGGCGATTTGAGGAACAGCCTGCTAGCTGTAAGTGACTTGCCTAAATAATCCCCAGAGCAGCACGCACATATTTTCACATAAATCTCTGTTGACATTACTAGAGACTgatatgttttttctttcttcttgaaTTAAAGATGTATCTTGAGATCACCAGTGCAATGCCAAGATGCTGTCTGCTGCAGTTTACTGAGCTGAATGTCCACTGATTCCACCACAGACCTGGTTTGAAATGAAACTGCTCCAGTGTCACTCATGCTGACAGAGGCTGTCTTTAGAATTTGTCAGTGCATATTATTGTTCCTTGTGAACCTGGGTGCTTCCTCTTGTAAATGTATACGGACCTTTTATGTCTGTTTATTCTACCAGTGGCCTACTTATAATCTGTATCATGAGCCTTTTCTTGCATTCCATGATGTATCCATACAGATGCTGCGATGCTTTATTTTCTGGTCATTTGACACGTGCATAGACGTTAGTATGGATGGAA
This window contains:
- the akirin2 gene encoding akirin-2 isoform X1 translates to MACGATLKRTMDFDPLLSPGSSKRRRCAPVSQSSAPRNYLRHEPSPFSQLSVTLTTEQILNNIKQEYKRMQKRKHLDGSLHQPEVCSSFMSQSQTSLLSGSSYQEATVERKNSLRRYEGETLRGTRLKREPVLTWVTPDSVIINKLHHEDASAATACNVQFMRTPTRSRASGWIRQVRRAELVRITGL
- the akirin2 gene encoding akirin-2 isoform X2 yields the protein MACGATLKRTMDFDPLLSPGSSKRRRCAPVSQSSAPRNYLRHEPSPFSQLSVTLTTEQILNNIKQEYKRMQKRKHLDGSLHQPEVCSSFMSQSQTSLLSGSSYQETSSGAVSPTRREQPLFTLKQVGMLCERLLKEREDKVREEYEEIMTSKLAEQYDTFVKFTHDQLMRRFEEQPASYVS